In the genome of Bacteroidota bacterium, the window TTGCGAATTAATTCTTCAATTTCATTCGTGTGCGCCACATCTTTGTTGGAATAAGCCGCCACCATGAATAGCTGACCAATTTTCTCATCCAAAGTCATTTGTTTAATAACCTGTTCATACCAGCGAACATCAATGGTTTGACTAATGACAGGCGGAGGGTTTTTTCCAAAACTAAGCCCCATTCCACCAATGAAAAGGCATAATAATAGTAACAAAAGCGCTTTTTTTCGCATGAGAGATGAATTAGATAACAAAATTTAGTTTGGCAAATTTCATCCCAAAAGCAAAAAATGAAAATTTAATTTTAAACAAAGCAAACTGAAATTCGTATTTAGTGAACTTGTTAATTGATACGATTGGGATTGATTTTACAATCACATCGAAGCAGCGCAGCGGGCGCTTCGACTACGCTCAGCAACCGCTATACTTCGCTCAGCAAACGCTATTGAGCGGATTTGAAACAGCGGTGCTTCGACTACGCTCAGCGACCGCTATACTACGCTCAGCAACCGCTGCGGAGCCGAAGCAACCGCTGCTGAGCGTAGCCGAAGCATGGCTGCTGAGCATAGTCGAAGCACTACCTCACCAATGTCAATGTCCCTTTGTAATAATACTTCTTTCCTGGTTCTAAATACACTTCGTATTCTATCAGAAACACATAAACACCTGCAGTTGCTTCTTGACCCTTATAAGTACCGTCCCAGACATAATTCGCATCACTGCTCATGCTTATGACCTCTCCCCAGCGGTCTAAAATCGTTGCCCTAAAGCTCTTGATGTTTACACAGTTAATTGTCAATACATCATTCAAACCATCTCCGTTGGGACTGAATGCACTCGGAAACGCGCATATATCAGAAAACTCAGGGCAGTATTCGCCCAAATATGTTGCTCCATGTGTCTCGCAGCCTAAGCTGTCTATGGCTTTGTAATACACAATGCCTGTATCCATGCTCTCAAAATACAAGCCCGTGTAGCTTGCTCCGTTGAAATCCCAAACTCCACTGATGGATTCTTCCGAGCGAAGGTTGAGTTTGTTGTATAGCTTCCCTGTCCAAATACACATACTGTCTGTATGGGTCAGAATGACTTGCGGTGGCTCTTTCATAAAGATTTCCATCGTTTGTGAAAAACTGTCGCAACTGCCCGTGATGGTTGTTTGCCATTTGTTCGGTTTTACTGTCAATGAAATTGAGTTTCCTTGGTTCACTCCATCTATTGCCCAGTCTATCGCTCTGCCATAATAGTCGCTGATGCTTAGTGATGCACCTTTGCATATCATCGTGTCGGAGGGAAGAATCACACAAGGGCAATATTCTTCTAATGGTAGTTGATGAACATATTCACAGCCTATGCTGTCTGTAAGGGTTAGGGTTACAACTCCCGTATCGGCACTCACAAAAACACTGCTGTCCTGCACATGTCCATTTTGGTTCCATGAGTAATGGACTTTGGGTTCGTTTGCGATTGCCAGCAACTTGTTAAAGGGGCGCCCTGCCGGTGCACAAAGACTGTCGGTGTGCTGCAATTCATATTGCGGAGCAAACTTGCCATATACATACATCGTGTCATATTCTCCATCAATGATGCCCACTATCATCTCTTTTGGTTTGGTAACCGTCATCTGAAATGTGCGACTTTGTTCACTGCTGCCATCTTCCCGTATCCAGGTGACTTCTCTGCCCAAATTTTCCTCAAACTCAAGCTGACTGCCATAACAAGCAATGGTATCCTCAGGAAGATAACCCCCTATCTCATACAAATAAACACTGTCTATAAAGACGTGCATGAATTTATATAAATAATCAATGCGTGGAGGTCTAATAGCGGTGGGGTCTATTTTGTATAAATAATTTCTAACCAAATCATCGTCCATAAAATCAAATAGCCACCTAACCATAGTTTGTTGCGAAGTATCCCAAAAATTACCAATGGTGAGTTTGGTATATGGTTTGTCTGCTACAAACTCCCATGAATACTCTACCCACTCCCCCTTGCTCATGTGAGGGCGGGGAATCCTGAATTGAGGTGAATACTTGCCCCATGCACTACCCTTTATCCGTGCCTCTCCCGTTCCTTTATGAACACAAGCAATGTCGGGTGTAGAAAGAAAAATTCCCAAACCGTCTGTCAGATAGGTAGTATAATTGCCTGCTTGCTCAACAGGTCCGTAGGTTATGATAGATTCCATATTCCCTAAGCGTTCAAAAAGATTACTTGTGGACAAAGTCGAATAATCTCCAAACCTGAGCGGCACCTTGGGCAGGTTGAAGGTATCTATCCAATTATTGACACCAACAAAAAAACCAATTTTATATTTTTTACCAACCGTTAAGTTCTGTCTTAATTCATTGGCAATATAGCCATAATAATTCCAAGGGTAGTCTCTAATGGTTTTATATGCATTTATCGAGGCGCGGTCGGCAAATGGCTCTAACACAATAAATGCCATATATTTTCCATTTAATGTATCCTTAGGCAAAGAATATTTGAGGGGGTAATCAAAATCAATATAGCGATAATGACGATAAGTGTATAAGTCTAACGTATAATGATGTGGAAAAGTATACCAACCATCATTTACAGGGGGACTACTCTTCCAATTTGCTTTAATCGAAAAATCATTTTTAAGTGTATAATAGTTAAAAAAAAAGCCGGGATTATTATAGCTCACATCCATGAATGGATTTTTGGGGTTATGCTCAATACAGCAATTTCCATTTACGGATTCACTAGCTCTATAAGACATACACGAACTCCAATGATAACAGGAATCTATCTGAAACTGATACCACATCCCAAACTTATTATTTCGGGTTTTACTGTAATCCAAATTTGTATCAACATCAAACCATTCCTTGGGTTTTGTCTTGTAGGGATGGCTGTCCGGAAACTCCTCAAAACTCCCGTTCTGAACCAAGTTTCTCGGCTTGGATTGTGCTTGTACAGACAGGTTCAAACCTGTCTGTACAAACAACAACAATAAGAGAAAACACAATTTGCGGTATGTAAACAAAATAGCGTGCATATCAATGTCTATTCTATGATTATTCTACTTGCAGCCATTCTATTGCCCTTTATTACCTTCAGAATATAGATTCCGGCACTCAGGGTTCGGGTATTTAGCTGCATGCTCGGTTCAAAAGTAGTATAGCTGCTGATTAACCTGCCACTCAAATCATATATCTCACACTGCATATAGACCTTTGTTGATTCAACATCCAGATTACTGTATAAGTCATCAACAACCCGGATTTCATCTGCAATCGAGTTATGGCGAATGTTGATGCCCGATACATTTTCCTGTTTTCTTTCCGGGAAAATTGAATTGGTGTTAAAATCAAATCCAAAGTGATCCGATGTTGTGCCATAACCAACATGTCCGCGCGGATCGTTCCCGTCAGGTCCTGAATCCGTCATAATGAGTTCATCAAGAACGCTTGTTTCGCCCATATCCTCTGAGGGTGGGTCATATTGATTACATCTGGAATAGGAGGCACTATACTGTTCATCTTCCGCATCAAAATCAATTTTTTGAATTATATTATCCGGATCTGATAGATCCGATTCATATACTATTGTTTCATAATCATTTTCATCTTTGAATTTATAAACAAAATGGTCATTAACTGGTGGGTTCAAGTCCACCCTAATTGCAGGCAATACTATATCTTTTTTCAAGCGGGATTGCTTTCCTAACTTTGCTATGGCTTTAAAAATCTCCGTGGCTTCGTCTTTATGATGAAAACGGCAATGGTACTTGATTTTATTTGTTTCATCCGTACTGATTAATTTACCGTTGCCTGGGTCATACTCAATTTTCCAATCAGGGACATTTGTAGCATCGATATATATGAGGTAAACATTAGAAATATCATAAGTCGCTAAATAAGTAGAGCTATTATTATCAAACAATGTAAACGGGTACATCGCCATGTCGCAGTCGCAGATTTGGGTATAATGTGGGGGTGAAACTCCACCGCCTCCACCCGAGGTACATAAATCATAGCCATTTCCCAAGCCGTCCGGCAATATTACACTTGAAACACTTAATTGATAGGGCGCTAATTTGTACGCCCCTTTACCTCCAATGCCATTTTTGCCGGGTGAGATTCCTATCCACTTAGATTGGAAGCTGCCAAATCCTTCATAAAACTGTGATTTGCCTGCCAAGGTAGGATTCCCTGCTAATTGAATCGTTCCGGGTGCGCCTCCGTAACTGCCATCTCCACCTCCCGCTGCATCGCCAGGCTCTCCGCTGCCACCTATAGCTCCTGAGTAATATACATCAGACCCTACAATGATACCCGTACCCCCCAAACCACCAAATCCTTGTTTACCACCCACTTGACCCGGTTCTCCATTTGCACCATTCGCGCCAGATACATCTAACCACCTTGATATGTTTTGTTGTTGTCCGTCTCCGTCTTCAATATATTTGGTTTTGAGCAGTATGATACCACCACCTCTGGCTCCCCTACCTTGATTGCCTCCTTTACCTCCATCCAAGCCTACCGACCCGTCCATGCCCAGCTCCGGTATGGGGGCTCCGCTTGCTCCGCCTTTGCCTCCGTGTCCGCCTCCATTTCCGCCAACGCCTCCTTGGTATGCAACTCCAAAATCGATATAACCGGCATTACCCATAATTGCTATATAGCTCGGTGCATTAGGTAAGGGATAACTACCAAAAATGTTATTCGCTGAAGTGGGCTGAGTTACATTACTTGTTACCTGTGGATCTCCATCTGTTCCCAATGTTCCCGTATGTTTATTAACCTGGGCAGGATCCGGGGTTAAACATGGTTCAAAGTAAAGGGAGTACTCTCCGCCTCCATTACCGTCATAATATGTATCTCCGGGCGCACCTTGACCGCCCTGACCAAATAAATAACCATCATCCGGCTTAAATCCACAGCCTTTTGCGCTTATAAAGGAATTCTTCATGGTGATACTATTTGTCTTTAATGCCAATACTCCTCCGGTATATCCATCCCATGGATGACATTTTACAAATACATTATCTAAAGTCAAATCCCCAAATTGCTCTAATTGAATTACCTGTACTCGGTCATTACCTGCTGTGGAATAACCACGACTTAGCAAACTCACCTCTAACTCATCTCCGGAGGGGTTGACATTGATTATATCCACTTCTTCCCAATGACCAATATAGGTTGAACTGCCTATCATCTGAATCACTATCGCTCGGTTGGATGCTGAAAATGAACCTGAAATTGTATTTGGGGCTAAATTTAACTTCATATTGGCACCCCATGCCGTAATCGTGGTTACTTGTGCACGGTTGTCGTCCGCATACCATTCGCCTGGACTCGGATTAGCCCGCGTCATGGACGGATACCCCATCATAAACTGTCCCCACGACAGTCCCGAAAATAAGGTAAGTATGCCCATCAATAGCATAGCCTTTTTACGATTAACCCCTGTGTGTGTGTGTGTGTGTGTGTGTGTGTGTGTGTGTGTGTTACCACCGCTGAACACACTCTACGATGATTTTGTAATAATTGTTTCATATCGGTATGTTTTTAAGTGAACTTCAAAGTTAAAACTATTTTTTTGATAAAAACAAATTTTTGAGGGATAAAAATAAATCACCCAATTCATTCCGCCATGCCAAAGCACCTAAAATACTTGCAAACAACTGTGGATTTATATACTCTCGCAACTTCTCACGTTTATACATAGATATTTATCCATTAGCAAAAACCACAGTAGTATATTATATTACTTTTGACACCTTGTTTTTGATATGTCAATCATCCTAAACAATTATAAAAACAAAGCGATTAATACTGCAATTTTCAGTATTTTATCAAACGCTTGTTTGGCTATTATCAAATGGTTGGCGGGTATTTTTGGCAACTCTTATGCATTAATTGCTGATGCAATCGAATCAACGACAGACACTTTTGCTTCACTATTGGTATTATTTGGAATCAAATACACACAAAAACCTGCAGATGCCAACCATCCTTATGGACATGGACGACTTGAACCTTTGATAACCTTTATGGTGGTGGCTTTTTTGGTCATTTCTGCCATGCTGATTACATTTCAAAGTATAGAAAATATTGGCACTCCACATGATAGTCCTAAGTTGTTTACACTTTTTATTCTTGCGCCCATTATCATTTGGAAAGAAATCTCTTATCAGTTAGTCATTCGCAG includes:
- a CDS encoding gliding motility-associated C-terminal domain-containing protein — its product is MHAILFTYRKLCFLLLLLFVQTGLNLSVQAQSKPRNLVQNGSFEEFPDSHPYKTKPKEWFDVDTNLDYSKTRNNKFGMWYQFQIDSCYHWSSCMSYRASESVNGNCCIEHNPKNPFMDVSYNNPGFFFNYYTLKNDFSIKANWKSSPPVNDGWYTFPHHYTLDLYTYRHYRYIDFDYPLKYSLPKDTLNGKYMAFIVLEPFADRASINAYKTIRDYPWNYYGYIANELRQNLTVGKKYKIGFFVGVNNWIDTFNLPKVPLRFGDYSTLSTSNLFERLGNMESIITYGPVEQAGNYTTYLTDGLGIFLSTPDIACVHKGTGEARIKGSAWGKYSPQFRIPRPHMSKGEWVEYSWEFVADKPYTKLTIGNFWDTSQQTMVRWLFDFMDDDLVRNYLYKIDPTAIRPPRIDYLYKFMHVFIDSVYLYEIGGYLPEDTIACYGSQLEFEENLGREVTWIREDGSSEQSRTFQMTVTKPKEMIVGIIDGEYDTMYVYGKFAPQYELQHTDSLCAPAGRPFNKLLAIANEPKVHYSWNQNGHVQDSSVFVSADTGVVTLTLTDSIGCEYVHQLPLEEYCPCVILPSDTMICKGASLSISDYYGRAIDWAIDGVNQGNSISLTVKPNKWQTTITGSCDSFSQTMEIFMKEPPQVILTHTDSMCIWTGKLYNKLNLRSEESISGVWDFNGASYTGLYFESMDTGIVYYKAIDSLGCETHGATYLGEYCPEFSDICAFPSAFSPNGDGLNDVLTINCVNIKSFRATILDRWGEVISMSSDANYVWDGTYKGQEATAGVYVFLIEYEVYLEPGKKYYYKGTLTLVR
- a CDS encoding T9SS type A sorting domain-containing protein, whose product is MQCEIYDLSGRLISSYTTFEPSMQLNTRTLSAGIYILKVIKGNRMAASRIIIE